The Mangrovimonas cancribranchiae nucleotide sequence CCAGACGGTGTAAGTAAAACTTGGGAAGATGTTGCTATTGAGGTAAGTACTTACCTAAGAAAAAACTAAAAACACTATACACTTTATTATTTATATTATAATTTATAAAAAAAGCTGCTTCTTATTATGTAAGCAGCTTTTTTTATACCCAAATACCTCTCCTTACTTATTTTAGTGACTTTATAAATAAAGTGGTGTCTTAACACAATAAATCCCAAATAAAAAACGATGCCGTTAACGCTTATAAATCTTATAGCTATCATTCAAATAGTTTCACTTTGCATATTGGTGTTTTTAAATTTAAAAATGTGGCGGAGATATATAAAAGCTAAAAAGGTTTATCTAAAAAATAAAAACAATTAAAAAGGCTTACTAATAACTAGTAAGCCTTTTCTTTTTATAAGCCAAATTGTGTACTGCCTTGTTAAAATTTATAACTTATGTAACCTTTAGCAAAAAAAGGTGTTCCTGGTGTAAAATGAATTTCTTCAACAGGGTTTATTTCATTTTGAAGTCTTGACTCTGTAGCAAATTGTGTTTCGTTCCAATCAACATCAAATAGGTTTTCTATATTAACTCCAAAGGTTAGTTTTTTCAATGTATAAGAGACATTTATATCGGTAACAAAATAGCCTTCGGCTACAATAGAGTTATTTTCATTTGCTGGTCTATCATCAATATACCTATAACGTACTCCAGCATTAAATCCTTTTAAATTATTTATAGCTAATCCACCTGTTAAAGTAAAGTCTGGAGCTAATGGTATGTAATCTTCTCCATCTGGTGCTTCTGTACTTCGTGCATGCGTAAGTGTAGCATCGGTATCAAAGTATAACCAATCTGTAAATTGATAACGCAACCCGACATCTAATCCATAACGTTGCGACTCACCACTAGGTTCTACAATTCCAGCATCACCTACGTAAACAAATTCTTGTTCTGAAAGTAAATACCAAACGGCGGTGTTAAAGAACATTTTAGGAAATGGTTTCCAAATAGAGCCAACATCTACACCATAAGCTCTAGGTAATATGTCTTCTTCTTGCTGAAGAACTACACGAGTATCATTAGAGTGAAACCCAATGCCTGATTTTACAAACCATTGTAAATTATCCGATTGATTATAAAACACATTTAACTTAGGGCTTAAAGCTACCTTATAATTACTTAGCGTTTTGTAATTTGTTGCTAAAGCATCGTTATACATAAACTTAAAGTAATCTAACCGAAGTCCTGGCACTACTTTAAAATCGCCCATTAAAAATTCTGAATTTAAGTAGGCAAATATATTAGTTAGGTTAACATCGCCTAACTGTAAATACGTTAAAGTTTCTTTTCTATTTAATGTATGTGATAATTCTACATCGTTAACAATATCATGTCGTAAACCCGCTCCAACACTAAAATTTGCTGTAACTTCTCCAAATTTATGATACTTTTCAATCTCGGTATTAAATCCTAAAATATGTCGGTCTTCCTTTTGCTTGATTTGATCTCCATTTACAGGATCTTCTAAAAAGAAAGTGAAATTAGAATACAACTCAAAATCGTAATGAGAATAGTAAGCGTTTGAAGTCATTTTTATATCATCGTCTAGAAACTTAAAGTACGACACATTAACATTAGATCTTGAGGTATTTCCACCTTCGGTATCATCTATGGCACCAAATCTTGAAATTAAGCCACTATCAACTGCTCGTTGTGGAATTTGCCCAGAAGCATCCCATCTGCTGGTAAAGTGCGATGCTGATAATGACAATTTACCGCCATTGTTTAAT carries:
- a CDS encoding TonB-dependent receptor plug domain-containing protein, with the translated sequence MQKLITVLLLIIIVKTGFSQTIQGTITNLDNQPLHGAYIYNITSKSHAHSNEKGAFILNNTKANDSVTIGLLGYEKTTIIVKPFYFKEGMVVGLKSKAFLLDELVLTNKINAINSIVKLDLETNPVNSSQEILRKVPGMIIGQHAGGGKAEQMFLRGFDIDHGTDVALTVDGMPVNMVSHAHGQGYSDLHFLIPETIKNIEFGKGPYYANKGDFATAAYVGFQTKDRLNDNNITFSYGQFNSLRTLGMFNLLDRNNKTQNAYLAMEYIATDGPYNSPQNFNRLNVFGKYNTLLNNGGKLSLSASHFTSRWDASGQIPQRAVDSGLISRFGAIDDTEGGNTSRSNVNVSYFKFLDDDIKMTSNAYYSHYDFELYSNFTFFLEDPVNGDQIKQKEDRHILGFNTEIEKYHKFGEVTANFSVGAGLRHDIVNDVELSHTLNRKETLTYLQLGDVNLTNIFAYLNSEFLMGDFKVVPGLRLDYFKFMYNDALATNYKTLSNYKVALSPKLNVFYNQSDNLQWFVKSGIGFHSNDTRVVLQQEEDILPRAYGVDVGSIWKPFPKMFFNTAVWYLLSEQEFVYVGDAGIVEPSGESQRYGLDVGLRYQFTDWLYFDTDATLTHARSTEAPDGEDYIPLAPDFTLTGGLAINNLKGFNAGVRYRYIDDRPANENNSIVAEGYFVTDINVSYTLKKLTFGVNIENLFDVDWNETQFATESRLQNEINPVEEIHFTPGTPFFAKGYISYKF